One window from the genome of Acinetobacter sp. ANC 7912 encodes:
- the tnpA gene encoding IS200/IS605 family transposase: MDNSQEIRTGRHCVFNMHVHLVFVAKYRRDVFTKAMLETMNEVFKRICLDFEAKLVEFDGEHDHVHLLVNYPPKVAISSLVNSLKGASSRILRTKHPEIKNKLWGNALWSPSYFAASCGGAPIGIIKQYIQQQQTPH, from the coding sequence ATGGATAATAGTCAAGAGATTAGAACAGGTCGTCACTGTGTTTTTAATATGCACGTTCATTTAGTCTTTGTGGCTAAATATCGTAGAGATGTTTTTACCAAAGCTATGCTCGAAACTATGAATGAAGTATTCAAGCGCATTTGCTTAGACTTTGAAGCTAAGTTGGTAGAATTTGATGGTGAGCATGATCATGTTCATTTACTTGTGAACTATCCACCAAAAGTAGCTATTTCTAGCTTGGTTAACAGCCTAAAAGGTGCATCTAGTCGTATTTTAAGAACTAAACACCCTGAAATTAAAAACAAATTATGGGGGAATGCTTTGTGGTCGCCTAGTTATTTCGCTGCATCGTGTGGAGGTGCTCCCATTGGGATTATTAAACAATATATCCAACAACAGCAAACACCGCATTAG
- the glnK gene encoding P-II family nitrogen regulator — protein sequence MKLVTAIVKPFKLDDVREALSEIGVQGITVTEVKGFGRQKGHTELYRGAEYVVDFLPKVKIEIAISDEMVDSVIESITRVASTGKIGDGKIFVTNLEQVIRIRTGETGADAV from the coding sequence ATGAAGCTCGTAACTGCAATTGTAAAACCTTTTAAGTTGGATGATGTTCGTGAAGCATTGTCTGAAATTGGCGTTCAAGGTATCACTGTAACTGAAGTTAAAGGTTTTGGTCGTCAAAAAGGCCATACTGAACTTTATCGTGGTGCTGAATATGTTGTTGATTTCTTGCCTAAAGTCAAAATTGAAATCGCGATCAGCGATGAAATGGTTGATTCAGTCATCGAATCAATTACTCGTGTCGCAAGCACAGGCAAAATCGGTGACGGAAAAATTTTCGTAACAAATCTGGAACAAGTCATCCGTATTCGTACAGGTGAAACAGGCGCAGATGCTGTCTAA
- a CDS encoding VTT domain-containing protein — MLDFLLNLEQSLPLMLEQYGVWIYAILFLVIFAETGSVFCFFLPGDSLLIAIGALCSTTDLVTLHSMGLLLFVAAVLGYTVNYYTGRILGLKYFNEHSRYFKPEYISKTNHYFMKHGGKTILIARFIPFVRSFGPFAAGSGHMKFTTFTLYNIAGGLLWISTLLGVGYMAGNAAFMIADFF; from the coding sequence ATGCTCGATTTCTTACTTAACCTGGAACAGTCTTTACCGCTCATGCTGGAGCAGTATGGGGTGTGGATTTATGCCATTCTTTTCCTGGTGATTTTTGCAGAAACGGGATCAGTATTTTGCTTTTTTCTACCAGGGGATAGCCTGCTGATTGCTATTGGCGCACTCTGTTCCACTACAGATTTAGTGACTTTGCATTCCATGGGGCTTTTGCTTTTTGTCGCTGCAGTGCTGGGCTATACTGTGAACTACTACACGGGCAGGATCCTTGGTCTGAAATACTTTAATGAGCATTCACGTTATTTCAAACCAGAATATATTAGCAAGACCAACCATTATTTTATGAAGCATGGCGGCAAGACCATTCTGATTGCGCGTTTTATTCCTTTTGTACGCTCCTTTGGGCCGTTTGCTGCCGGTTCAGGCCATATGAAATTTACTACCTTTACCCTGTATAACATTGCCGGTGGTCTGCTCTGGATCAGCACCTTGCTTGGGGTGGGGTATATGGCGGGAAATGCAGCCTTTATGATTGCTGATTTTTTCTAG
- a CDS encoding TorF family putative porin yields MKFTLKALAVAAVASASTLTFAEEATSEHSFSGNIGVLSSYNLRGITSAPENKGATLNGGLDYNHASGFYAGWWGSTLDYGSDNGSEFENDFYAGYNGSINDDLGYTVGFTYYYYYDIGTKDANGFETMLGLSYKDFGVTAQTLLEDTAWGNAGDTYIKGTYSYALPNDFSLDTALGLYIYEESGDFIPDSTESFGFRHFDIGLSKPLADTGVTANVNYIFGGYDRNDVKQKNKVVLGLTYNF; encoded by the coding sequence ATGAAATTCACTTTAAAAGCTTTAGCTGTAGCAGCAGTCGCATCAGCATCTACTTTGACATTCGCAGAAGAAGCGACTTCAGAGCATAGTTTCTCAGGCAATATTGGTGTGTTATCTAGTTATAACTTACGTGGTATTACGAGTGCACCTGAAAATAAAGGAGCAACACTTAATGGTGGTTTAGACTATAACCATGCTTCTGGTTTCTATGCTGGTTGGTGGGGGTCAACATTAGATTATGGTTCAGATAATGGCTCTGAGTTTGAAAATGACTTTTATGCAGGTTATAACGGCTCAATCAATGATGATCTAGGTTATACCGTTGGCTTTACCTACTATTATTACTATGACATTGGTACAAAGGATGCAAATGGTTTTGAAACCATGCTAGGTTTATCTTATAAAGATTTTGGAGTAACAGCACAAACCTTATTAGAAGATACAGCTTGGGGTAATGCTGGTGATACTTATATCAAAGGGACATATAGCTATGCACTGCCAAATGACTTCAGTTTAGATACGGCGCTTGGTTTGTATATTTATGAAGAAAGTGGAGATTTTATTCCAGATTCAACTGAAAGTTTTGGTTTCCGTCATTTTGACATTGGCTTAAGTAAACCATTAGCTGACACAGGCGTAACTGCAAATGTGAATTATATTTTTGGTGGTTATGATCGTAATGATGTTAAGCAAAAAAATAAAGTTGTACTTGGTTTAACATATAACTTCTAA
- a CDS encoding DNA polymerase III subunit chi, whose protein sequence is MAKVSFYLFEKSPERQVESTCRLCRKILRQPERIWLLCADKDLQHELDERLWTFDATGFIPHGIDQPQANVCISAQLPEQADWIIFNFNAGALEPYTKFSHIIEIIENNEAAKQIGREKFKQYRRLGIEPQTYKL, encoded by the coding sequence ATGGCTAAAGTCAGCTTTTATCTGTTTGAAAAAAGCCCTGAACGGCAGGTGGAAAGTACCTGCCGTTTATGTCGTAAGATTCTGCGTCAGCCGGAACGGATCTGGTTGCTCTGTGCTGATAAAGACTTGCAGCATGAGCTGGATGAACGCCTCTGGACTTTCGATGCCACTGGTTTCATTCCACATGGCATTGACCAGCCACAGGCCAACGTCTGTATTTCTGCACAGTTGCCAGAACAGGCTGACTGGATTATCTTTAATTTTAATGCCGGAGCACTTGAACCTTACACAAAATTTAGTCACATTATCGAGATTATTGAAAACAATGAAGCGGCCAAGCAGATCGGTCGTGAAAAGTTCAAGCAATACCGCCGACTGGGTATTGAACCGCAAACCTATAAACTTTAA
- a CDS encoding YifB family Mg chelatase-like AAA ATPase, which translates to MSFAKIHTRGLLGLHAPLIEVEVHVSQGMPSLTIVGLPEAAVRESKDRVRSAILNSGYQFPTKRLTINLAPADLPKDGSRLDLPIALGILLASGQLPENCTDGMEFIGELALDGQLRPISGTLSIAITCQQVQHELILPKENAQEACQLPDFKVFAASHLKEVCDHLAQTVSLPQIHAQPQTDQQKYPLDLADVKGQLRPRRALEIAAAGGHSLLFRGPPGTGKTLLASRLPSILPPLNTQENLEVASIYSIANCNHPFGQRPFRAPHHTASAVALVGGGSHPKPGEITLAHLGVLFLDELPEFDRKVLEVLRQPLESKEIVISRASRQITFPANFQLIAAMNPCPCGYAFNQDIRCQCSPEMIKRYQNRISGPLLDRIDLHIDVPPLQAYELQNTQPVEDSATVRKRVIAAYELQMQRQNNLNMSLNPKQLEQFAPLNAQASKMFELAQQKLNLSARAYHRVLRVARTIADLAASEEIQTQHLSEALSYRGQQS; encoded by the coding sequence ATGTCTTTCGCCAAAATTCATACCCGGGGTCTGCTTGGACTGCATGCCCCGCTGATTGAAGTTGAAGTCCATGTCAGTCAGGGCATGCCCTCTTTAACCATTGTCGGTCTGCCAGAAGCAGCGGTTCGGGAAAGTAAAGATCGAGTTCGCTCAGCGATTTTAAATAGTGGCTACCAGTTTCCAACCAAACGCCTGACTATCAATCTAGCGCCAGCCGATCTTCCTAAAGATGGATCCCGTCTGGACCTGCCAATTGCACTCGGCATATTGCTCGCCTCAGGACAGCTTCCAGAAAACTGTACCGATGGCATGGAATTTATTGGTGAGCTGGCCTTAGATGGTCAGCTTCGCCCAATCAGTGGCACCTTAAGCATTGCGATTACCTGTCAGCAGGTACAGCATGAATTGATCTTACCGAAGGAAAATGCGCAGGAAGCCTGCCAGTTACCAGATTTTAAGGTCTTTGCCGCCAGTCATTTAAAAGAAGTCTGTGATCATCTAGCTCAAACAGTTTCATTGCCACAGATTCATGCACAGCCTCAAACAGATCAACAGAAATATCCTTTAGATTTAGCGGATGTAAAGGGCCAACTCCGTCCAAGGCGCGCCTTAGAAATTGCTGCCGCGGGTGGACACTCTTTACTGTTTAGAGGACCTCCGGGTACAGGTAAAACCTTGTTGGCTTCACGTCTGCCAAGTATCTTACCGCCATTAAATACGCAAGAGAATTTGGAAGTTGCCAGCATCTATTCAATTGCTAATTGCAATCATCCATTTGGGCAGCGCCCCTTCCGTGCACCACACCATACGGCATCAGCAGTGGCTCTGGTTGGTGGAGGATCCCATCCTAAACCGGGTGAAATTACTTTGGCACATTTAGGGGTGCTTTTCCTCGATGAACTGCCTGAATTTGACCGAAAAGTACTAGAGGTCTTACGCCAACCACTCGAATCTAAAGAAATTGTGATTTCTCGTGCTTCACGGCAAATTACTTTCCCAGCCAATTTTCAGTTAATTGCAGCGATGAACCCCTGCCCTTGTGGCTATGCCTTTAATCAGGATATCCGCTGTCAATGCTCTCCAGAAATGATTAAACGTTATCAAAATCGAATTTCTGGCCCTTTATTAGATCGCATAGACTTGCATATTGATGTACCGCCTCTTCAGGCATATGAACTGCAGAATACCCAACCTGTTGAAGATTCGGCTACAGTTAGAAAACGTGTCATTGCCGCATATGAACTGCAAATGCAAAGACAGAATAATTTGAATATGAGCCTAAATCCTAAGCAATTAGAACAGTTTGCACCACTTAACGCACAAGCCAGCAAGATGTTTGAACTTGCCCAACAAAAGCTCAATCTCTCAGCACGTGCCTATCATCGGGTATTACGTGTGGCACGGACGATTGCCGATCTGGCAGCAAGTGAAGAAATTCAGACTCAGCATTTATCTGAAGCACTCTCTTACCGAGGACAACAAAGCTAA
- a CDS encoding DNA adenine methylase, with translation MNSESTVYHKRRHAARTTDEYLFHQLVPYLGNKRRLLHLILEALESTGTLNRTDGRAPIFADFFAGSGVVSRLARQNGYRVIANDWEPYSHALNHAILSCTDAPAFKELGGYQKAIDYLNRLPEVKGWVTHNLCPRNDEVYDPSRDRLFFKRRNGMRIDAIRQQIATWQAQGAIDDVEMSALLAPLLYSASFVSNTSGVFKSFHHGWGGKTQTALERIESLLWLTPSRFCENPNLKGPAAEMWCVDAQHLANQMSSFEVDVAYLDPPYNQHAYSSNYHVLNALTLWDQVDLPSPDTKGFKSGIDRAWRKERPSPYNSSKHAKEAYENLLATINARFILTSYSTDGNISATDLLQANLKRGRVTLLTQDVPRYRVSKQRQSERARVLEFIVITDTHAKSGPPIRQLLGQLHHYAELGGVDTTGVSTQLALW, from the coding sequence ATGAATTCAGAGTCTACGGTTTATCACAAACGTCGCCATGCGGCGCGTACCACAGATGAATATCTGTTCCATCAGCTGGTTCCATACCTCGGGAACAAGCGCCGTTTACTACATTTAATTCTAGAAGCACTTGAGAGCACGGGAACCTTAAACCGTACGGATGGCCGTGCGCCGATTTTTGCCGATTTCTTTGCTGGTTCTGGTGTGGTGTCGCGTTTAGCACGTCAAAATGGCTATCGTGTGATTGCCAATGACTGGGAACCTTATAGCCATGCGTTGAACCATGCAATTCTATCTTGTACTGACGCACCGGCATTTAAAGAGCTTGGCGGCTATCAAAAGGCCATTGATTACTTAAACCGTCTGCCGGAAGTAAAAGGCTGGGTGACGCATAATCTGTGTCCAAGAAATGACGAAGTCTATGACCCAAGCCGTGACCGTTTATTCTTTAAACGTCGTAATGGTATGCGTATTGATGCCATCCGTCAGCAGATTGCGACCTGGCAGGCGCAGGGTGCGATTGATGATGTAGAAATGAGTGCTTTATTAGCACCACTTTTATACTCTGCCAGTTTTGTCAGCAATACTTCCGGCGTATTTAAAAGTTTTCACCATGGCTGGGGCGGTAAAACCCAGACCGCCTTAGAACGTATTGAATCATTGCTGTGGTTAACGCCAAGCCGTTTCTGTGAAAACCCAAACCTGAAAGGTCCGGCGGCAGAAATGTGGTGTGTTGATGCCCAGCATCTGGCTAATCAGATGAGCAGCTTTGAAGTTGATGTAGCTTATCTGGATCCACCGTATAACCAGCATGCTTATAGCAGTAACTATCATGTGTTGAATGCTTTAACTTTATGGGATCAGGTGGATCTGCCAAGCCCGGATACTAAAGGCTTTAAGAGCGGGATTGACCGTGCATGGCGTAAAGAGCGCCCAAGCCCGTACAATTCGTCTAAGCATGCCAAGGAAGCTTACGAAAACCTGTTGGCAACCATCAATGCACGCTTTATCCTGACCAGTTATTCGACCGATGGTAATATCAGTGCGACGGATCTGCTACAGGCCAATCTGAAACGTGGTCGTGTTACCTTGCTCACTCAGGATGTGCCGCGTTACCGGGTCAGTAAGCAGCGCCAGTCTGAACGCGCACGCGTACTTGAATTTATTGTGATTACCGATACGCATGCTAAGTCTGGGCCGCCAATCCGTCAGTTATTAGGCCAACTGCATCATTATGCAGAGCTCGGTGGTGTGGATACCACAGGTGTGAGTACACAGCTGGCCTTGTGGTAA
- a CDS encoding riboflavin synthase: MFTGIIESLGKVESLQNIGGDVRLRIQTDLDMSDVHLGDSIATNGICLTVIDWGTNWYAADVSRESLNRTTLGSWKVGQPVNVEKAMLPTTRFGGHIVAGHVDAVGEITVVRSDARSLYFEVTAPKEIAKYLAEKGSVTVDGISLTINHLRGNIISLNLIPHTAERTNIGTWKVGTKVNLEVDVLARYIERLLLGDKAAETAPESKISLDFLAENGFLK, from the coding sequence ATGTTTACAGGTATTATTGAAAGCCTCGGCAAGGTCGAAAGTCTGCAGAATATCGGTGGTGATGTGCGCCTGCGTATTCAGACCGATCTGGATATGTCTGATGTGCATCTGGGCGACTCGATCGCGACCAATGGCATCTGCCTGACCGTAATTGACTGGGGTACGAACTGGTATGCAGCAGATGTATCGCGTGAAAGCCTGAACCGTACCACGCTTGGTAGCTGGAAAGTCGGCCAACCTGTAAACGTAGAAAAAGCCATGTTGCCAACTACACGTTTTGGCGGGCATATTGTGGCGGGACATGTGGATGCGGTCGGTGAAATCACCGTAGTGCGTTCTGATGCCCGTTCCCTGTATTTTGAAGTGACAGCTCCAAAGGAAATTGCCAAATATCTGGCCGAGAAAGGCTCGGTGACAGTGGATGGGATCAGCCTGACCATCAACCATCTGCGTGGCAATATTATTAGTCTGAACCTGATTCCACATACCGCAGAACGGACCAATATTGGTACCTGGAAAGTCGGTACTAAAGTCAATCTGGAAGTGGATGTGCTGGCTCGTTATATCGAGCGTTTATTGCTGGGTGACAAGGCAGCAGAAACTGCACCTGAGTCGAAAATCAGTCTGGATTTTCTGGCGGAAAATGGCTTTTTGAAATAG
- the nrdR gene encoding transcriptional regulator NrdR, whose protein sequence is MHCPFCNTPDSKVIDSRLAAEGCQIRRRRECVSCNERFTTFESYEVVMPRVIKSDGKNEPFDEAKLRRSLMHALQKRPVTQEQIETVLSDIQLQIRRLGERDVKSRTIGEIVMQSLFALDHVAYVRFASVYQDFQDVEAFRRQIEQMQQRGEFQE, encoded by the coding sequence ATGCATTGCCCATTTTGCAATACACCAGACAGTAAAGTGATCGATTCACGCCTGGCCGCTGAAGGTTGCCAGATTCGCCGCCGTCGTGAATGCGTCAGTTGTAATGAACGCTTTACCACCTTTGAAAGTTATGAAGTGGTGATGCCGCGTGTCATCAAATCTGATGGCAAGAATGAACCCTTTGATGAAGCCAAATTACGCCGTTCCCTGATGCATGCCTTGCAGAAACGTCCTGTGACGCAGGAACAGATTGAAACGGTGCTGAGTGATATCCAGTTGCAGATTCGCCGTCTGGGTGAGCGTGATGTGAAATCACGTACCATTGGTGAAATTGTCATGCAATCTCTATTTGCACTTGATCATGTCGCTTATGTCCGTTTTGCTTCGGTCTATCAGGATTTTCAGGATGTCGAGGCTTTTCGTCGTCAAATTGAACAGATGCAGCAACGTGGCGAATTTCAAGAATAA
- a CDS encoding ammonium transporter, giving the protein MKKILLALGLSSALLGGSVAWAEEAASAAAPTEEVAVVEAAETTDIATAAETVEPAPAEAPAAEEEPTLDTGDTAWILTSTALVLLMTIPGLALFYGGMVRKKNVLGTMAHSFVAAAVVSIAWVVIGYTLAFGEGSAFIGGLDKFMLSGITTEALSGTIPEILFVIFQMTFAIITVAIISGSIAERMKFGAFVAFITLWVILVYAPITHWVWGGGWLGNDGALDFAGGTVVHINSGVAGLVAAYMLGSRMGLGRESMAPHNLTLTVVGASLLWVGWFGFNGGSALGANGSAGYALVVTQVAAAAAAISWLITEKIARGKASVLGGASGAVAGLVVITPAAGFVTVGGALAMGLIGGVVCFWGITALKRALKADDSLDAFGLHGVGGIVGAILTAFFASEFIMGDSAPTDLMHQLWVQVEGVLATIAYSAVLTFVILKVIDVIIGIRVSSDDERMGLDLSQHGERVE; this is encoded by the coding sequence ATGAAAAAAATATTACTCGCGTTGGGTCTGTCCAGCGCACTTTTAGGCGGTTCTGTTGCCTGGGCTGAAGAAGCCGCATCAGCAGCCGCTCCTACTGAAGAAGTTGCTGTTGTCGAAGCAGCTGAAACTACAGATATTGCTACTGCTGCAGAGACAGTAGAACCAGCACCAGCTGAGGCTCCTGCTGCAGAAGAAGAACCTACTTTAGATACAGGTGATACAGCCTGGATTTTAACGTCTACCGCACTTGTTTTACTGATGACCATTCCTGGTTTAGCGCTGTTCTATGGCGGTATGGTACGTAAGAAAAACGTATTGGGCACCATGGCGCATAGCTTTGTGGCAGCAGCAGTGGTGAGTATTGCTTGGGTGGTGATCGGTTATACATTAGCGTTTGGTGAAGGTAGTGCCTTTATTGGTGGCTTGGATAAATTCATGCTATCCGGTATTACTACTGAAGCGCTATCCGGCACGATTCCTGAAATCCTGTTCGTCATCTTCCAAATGACTTTTGCGATTATTACCGTGGCCATCATTAGCGGTTCAATTGCGGAACGTATGAAATTCGGTGCCTTTGTCGCATTCATTACACTTTGGGTAATTCTGGTGTATGCGCCAATTACACACTGGGTATGGGGCGGCGGCTGGTTAGGCAACGACGGTGCGCTTGACTTCGCTGGTGGTACAGTGGTTCACATCAACTCAGGTGTGGCTGGTCTGGTTGCTGCTTACATGCTTGGTTCTCGTATGGGTCTTGGCCGTGAATCTATGGCTCCTCACAACCTGACTTTAACAGTCGTCGGTGCAAGCTTACTGTGGGTAGGTTGGTTCGGCTTCAACGGTGGTTCTGCGCTGGGTGCGAATGGTTCTGCAGGTTATGCACTGGTTGTAACTCAAGTGGCAGCAGCTGCAGCAGCAATCTCTTGGTTAATTACTGAAAAAATTGCACGTGGTAAGGCATCTGTATTAGGCGGCGCTTCTGGTGCAGTTGCAGGTCTGGTCGTGATTACTCCAGCTGCTGGTTTCGTGACTGTCGGTGGTGCGCTGGCAATGGGGCTGATCGGTGGTGTGGTATGTTTCTGGGGTATTACTGCGCTGAAACGTGCGCTGAAAGCCGACGATTCGCTGGATGCATTTGGTCTGCACGGTGTTGGTGGTATCGTAGGTGCGATCCTGACTGCCTTCTTCGCAAGTGAATTCATCATGGGTGACTCAGCTCCAACTGACCTGATGCATCAACTTTGGGTACAAGTAGAAGGTGTACTGGCAACCATCGCTTACTCTGCAGTATTGACTTTCGTAATCCTGAAAGTGATCGACGTAATCATCGGTATCCGTGTTTCTTCTGACGATGAACGCATGGGTCTGGACCTGAGCCAACACGGCGAACGCGTAGAATAA
- a CDS encoding accessory factor UbiK family protein, protein MIETLLQAILQQIEQPKKDLEHNLRALLNEAVSKIDLVSREEIERQRTALNQANQRLNELLKQVEALEEKILNKK, encoded by the coding sequence ATGATTGAAACTTTATTACAAGCGATCTTGCAGCAAATCGAACAACCAAAAAAAGATCTGGAACATAATCTTCGTGCCCTGCTGAATGAAGCAGTCAGCAAAATAGATCTGGTATCTCGGGAAGAAATTGAACGTCAACGTACTGCCCTGAATCAGGCCAATCAGCGTTTAAATGAGCTGTTAAAACAGGTTGAAGCGCTTGAAGAGAAAATATTGAACAAAAAATAA
- a CDS encoding RNA-guided endonuclease TnpB family protein, with translation MKTLKLRIKDKHCKVLDQLASEVNFVWNYVNDLCFKHLQRKQQFFSAYDIAKYTKGTSKECNLHSQTIQAVAEELVTRRKQFKKAKLKWRVSNKKNARRSLGWIPFKKVAVKYADGYVQYGKHQFKLWDSYGLSKYNVKTGSFVEDSRGRWYVCLVVDSIKTEKTTAKTSIGIDLGLKDLATCSDGVKFKAPKIYRQYEQKLGIAQRARNKKRVKAIHAKIKNLRQNMLHQFSHKLVNEHAAIFVGNVNAKALAQTKLAKSVLDAGWTTLRTMLKYKCENAGVWYEEVNEAYTTQTCSCCGSRSSSLKGRAGLGIREWQCVECGTFHDRDINSALNILALGHGRLAGGISVL, from the coding sequence ATGAAGACACTTAAATTACGCATAAAAGACAAACATTGCAAGGTGCTAGACCAATTGGCATCTGAAGTTAACTTTGTCTGGAACTATGTCAATGATTTGTGTTTTAAACACTTGCAAAGAAAACAACAATTCTTTTCAGCTTACGATATTGCTAAATACACGAAAGGTACATCAAAAGAGTGCAATTTGCACAGCCAAACCATACAGGCAGTTGCGGAAGAATTAGTTACTCGAAGAAAGCAATTTAAAAAAGCCAAGCTAAAATGGCGTGTCAGTAACAAAAAAAATGCTAGACGTTCTCTCGGTTGGATTCCATTTAAAAAAGTGGCGGTGAAATATGCCGATGGGTATGTCCAATACGGCAAGCATCAATTCAAGCTATGGGACAGTTACGGACTAAGTAAATACAATGTTAAAACAGGCTCGTTTGTCGAGGATAGCCGAGGGCGTTGGTATGTATGTCTTGTGGTTGATTCAATTAAAACAGAGAAAACCACCGCTAAAACCTCAATTGGCATTGATCTAGGACTCAAAGACCTTGCGACTTGCTCAGATGGTGTAAAGTTCAAAGCGCCTAAAATCTATCGTCAATATGAACAAAAACTTGGTATTGCTCAAAGAGCAAGAAATAAAAAACGTGTCAAAGCGATTCATGCCAAGATCAAAAATCTACGTCAAAATATGCTGCATCAATTCAGTCATAAACTGGTGAATGAACATGCAGCCATCTTCGTTGGTAATGTGAATGCCAAAGCATTGGCACAGACAAAATTAGCTAAGTCTGTACTCGATGCAGGTTGGACGACCTTAAGAACCATGCTCAAGTATAAATGCGAGAACGCAGGGGTATGGTATGAAGAAGTCAATGAAGCCTATACCACCCAAACTTGCTCGTGCTGCGGCTCACGCTCCAGTAGTCTGAAAGGTAGAGCAGGACTTGGAATAAGAGAATGGCAGTGTGTGGAGTGCGGTACATTCCACGATAGAGATATAAACTCAGCACTGAATATTCTTGCGCTCGGACATG
- the ribD gene encoding bifunctional diaminohydroxyphosphoribosylaminopyrimidine deaminase/5-amino-6-(5-phosphoribosylamino)uracil reductase RibD has product MSELNQDQVWMRRAIELARQGQYSTKPNPNVGCVIVKDGVVVGEGFHPKAGQPHAEVFAMRQAGKQARGATAYVTLEPCAHYGRTPPCAKGLVEAGVAKVIVACPDPNPLVAGKGIQILKDAGIEVEVGICEDEAHPLNYGFLKAMATGMPYVRLKIASSLDGRTAMASGESKWITGPEARQDVQHWRAISGAVISGIDTILADDCQLNVRSLNGVDDINTVVQPKRVILDRQGRLSLNAKILEQPETVMVMGPYRQELADLGVTQLEIQPLKELLQQLVQQYQIYDVLVEAGATLSTAFLSAGLVDELISYVAPTLLGRTARSMFNAEFSRMAEQLRFKLQDVTRIGDDVRFRLIPSQETL; this is encoded by the coding sequence ATGTCTGAACTCAATCAAGATCAAGTCTGGATGCGCCGTGCCATCGAACTGGCACGTCAGGGACAGTATTCCACTAAACCGAATCCGAATGTCGGCTGTGTCATTGTCAAAGATGGCGTAGTCGTGGGTGAAGGTTTTCACCCCAAAGCGGGTCAGCCGCATGCGGAAGTTTTTGCCATGCGTCAGGCGGGTAAACAGGCACGTGGGGCGACCGCTTATGTGACCCTGGAACCATGCGCGCATTATGGCCGTACACCCCCTTGTGCCAAAGGTTTGGTTGAAGCAGGGGTGGCTAAAGTGATAGTCGCCTGTCCTGATCCAAATCCATTGGTCGCTGGCAAGGGTATACAGATCCTGAAAGATGCTGGCATCGAAGTTGAAGTCGGTATCTGTGAAGATGAAGCTCATCCATTGAATTATGGCTTTCTAAAAGCGATGGCGACTGGTATGCCTTATGTTCGGCTGAAAATTGCATCAAGTCTGGATGGTCGTACTGCCATGGCATCCGGTGAGTCGAAATGGATTACTGGGCCTGAAGCACGTCAGGATGTACAGCACTGGCGGGCGATTTCTGGTGCGGTGATTAGCGGGATCGATACGATATTGGCGGATGACTGTCAGCTCAATGTGCGTAGCCTGAATGGTGTAGATGACATCAATACTGTGGTTCAACCCAAACGGGTGATACTGGATCGCCAAGGACGTTTGTCACTGAATGCCAAAATTCTGGAACAGCCAGAAACCGTGATGGTCATGGGGCCTTATCGTCAGGAACTTGCCGATCTGGGTGTGACCCAACTGGAAATTCAGCCTTTAAAAGAGTTATTACAGCAACTGGTTCAGCAATATCAGATTTATGATGTGCTGGTAGAAGCAGGGGCGACCTTGTCTACCGCATTTTTATCGGCAGGACTGGTGGATGAACTCATCAGTTATGTTGCACCGACCTTATTGGGGCGAACTGCGCGTAGTATGTTTAATGCAGAATTTAGCCGAATGGCAGAACAACTTCGATTCAAGCTGCAGGATGTCACCCGCATAGGTGATGACGTGCGCTTCAGGTTAATTCCTTCTCAAGAGACACTATGA